The genomic window GTTTCATGCTACGTCATATTCGGCAAACATTCAGCCCAATACAATAGTTATTTCAGCAGAAATCAATAACACTGTTATAAAAACGGGAGCTGACAATTACGAAAAATATCTTCCGCTATTAAAAGATAAAAAAGTCGGAATTGTAACCAATCAGACTGGAATTTTATCCAACAAAACCCATGTTGTTGATTTTTTATTGGAGAAAAATATTGCTGTTCAGACTATTTTTGCTCCTGAGCACGGATTTAGAGGAACAGCCGATGCCGGCGAACATGTTGTTGATGGAAAAGATCAGAAAACAGGCTTGCCGATTATTTCGCTTTATGGCGACAACAAAAAGCCAAAACCAGCGCAGTTATCTGGAATTGATGTCATGATTTTTGACCTGCAAGATGTAGGAGCACGATTCTACACCTACATTTCTTCTTTACATTATGTAATGGAAGCTTGTGCAGAAAATAACGTTCCGCTTATTGTTTTTGATCGTCCAAATCCAAATGGCTCTATCGTAGACGGCCCACTTTTAGAAAAAGAATTTACCAGTTTTGTCGGCATGCACCCTATTCCGCTCCTACACGGAATGACAATTGGTGAATATGCTCAAATGGTAAATGGAGAAAAATGGCTGAAAGATGGCGCTCAATGTAAACTAACCGTTATTCCTTGCGTAGATTACAGCAGAACAATGCCATACAGTTTATTGGTAAAACCGTCTCCAAATTTGCCAAATGACCAGTCTATAAATTTATACGCAAGTTTATGCCTTTTTGAAGGAACAAATGTGAGTATGGGACGCGGAACCGAAAAACAATTTCAAATCTACGGTTCTCCCTATTTAACCAAAACCAATTTCAGTTTTACTCCGAAACCCAATTTTGGCGCAAAAGATCCTTTATACAATGGAAAAGAATGCTTTGGCGAAGATTTGACTGCTTACCCTAAATTGAAACAATTAGAACTGAAATGGCTTATTAAAGCGTATCAGAATACGAGCGATAAAACAAAATTCTTCAATGCCTTTTTTATAAAACTGGCAGGAACAAAAAAATTACAGCAGCAAATTGAAAGTGGTGTTTCTGAAGGTGAGATCAGAAAAACATGGCAGAAAGATCTAGAAGCATTCAAAAAAATGCGAACAAAATACCTGATTTATAAATAATATTTCTAATTCAGTTCTCTTAGACTTAATTTTTTAAACACTAGAAACATAGAATTTGATAGACCTACAAAAAAGCGTTCCATTAGCATAAACACACACATATATATTGCTAGCAGAAATGTAGTTCTCTTTGGTTTGTTTTTTTAAAGATTGGTTACCTTTTTAAACAAAAATCAAAACCTGTGTTTCTATGTTTTAAAATTAAATTCCATTCAAGATAAAAACAGCAAACTATTAATGTAAAATGAGATCCTGAAATTGAAAAATTTTAGTTTCAAAAATCAAAAAAAAGAAAAATGAAAAATAAAAATCCTGAAACTGAACAAGAATCTTTGTACAAAGACTTGGATCAAATGAGCGTGAAAGAACTTCTTACAAACATTAATACAGAAGACAAAAAAGTTCCGCATATTATTGAAGAACAGATTCCTAAAATAGAAAAACTGATTAAAGCCATTGTAAAAAAAATGCAGCTGGGCGGAAGATTATTTTATATCGGAGCCGGAACTTCTGGGAGAATCGGAATTTTAGATGCATCTGAATGTCCACCAACTTTTGGTGTTCCGCATGATATGATTATCGGAATTATTGCTGGCGGAGACACTGCGATCAGAAAAGCAGTAGAAAATGCAGAAGATGATACCGAACAAGCTTGGAAAGATCTGGCAAAATTCGAAATTTCGAGCTTAGATATGATTATCGGAATTGCTGCTTCTGGTAATACGCCATACGTTTTAGGAGCCCTTAAAAAAGCTAAAGAACACAATATTAAAACGGGAAGTATTTCGTGCATCAGCAACGGACTTATCGCTCAAGAAGCTGATTATCCGATTGAATTGATTGTAGGACCTGAATTCTTAACAGGAAGCACAAGAATGAAAGCAGGAACAGCTCAAAAGCTTACTTTGAATATGATTTCTACTTCGGTAATGATCAAACTAGGAAAAGTAAAAGGCAATAAAATGGTTGATATGCAGTTATCTAACGAAAAATTGGTTAAACGCGGTATCAAGATGATTATGGAAGAACTTGCCATTGAATATGAAGTTGCCGAAGAATTGCTGCATAAACATAAAAGCGTAAGAGGTGTACTTCTTGCTCACAACAAAAACCAGGAAAACTAAAAACACACTATCAAAATCTTTTTATAGATTTATACAAATTCAAAAGCTGAATAAAATCATTTTTTGGAGTTTTTAACACCGACCTGACAGACTAAAATCCGTCAGGTCAATTAAAAAACAGCTTCCAGTTTATATTTAACACATAGAAACATAGTTCCGAGGCTTCAGGATTGCGTCAAAAAAAGAAAATAAAAGAAACTAGTTTCCACACATAGTATAGCCTATGTTTATTTAAATTAGTGAAACGCCTTTTTTAAAATTTTGAAAAAAAACTATGTTCCTATGTGTTAAAATAATTGCAGCCAATAGCTTTAAATAATTCATAAAAACCAAAAATTACCAAAACTATAAAATGACACCAAGTACCATCCTTCTCCTTATTATTATTTATTTCGGAACATTGTTCTATATATCACACAGAGTCAGCAGAAAAGACAGCGGAAATGAAGCTTTTTTTACAGCCAATAAAAACTCAAAATGGTATTTAGTCGCTTTCGGAATGATTGGAACTGCTCTTTCTGGAGTAACCTTTATTTCTGTTCCTGGAGAAGTTGGCGCACCAAGTGGTGAACAATTTAAATATTTTCAGTTTGTTTTAGGAAATGCGCTTGGATTTATTGTCATTACAAAGCTTTTGCTGCCTTTATACTACAGAATGAATCTGACTTCGATTTATGGATATATCGAGCAAAGAATGGGTTTTTTCAGCTATAAAACAGCAGCTTCTATTTTCTTAATTAGCCGTACAATAAGTTCTGCTTTCAGATTGTATTTGGTTGTGATCGTTTTACAGCGTTTTGTGTTCGATTTTTATCATGTTCCTTTTGCGTTTACTGTTTTAATTTCGCTGCTGTTAATCTTCTCTTATACCTATAGAGGCGGATTAAAAACAATTATTATTACAGATACGTTACAGACATTCTTTTTGGTTACTTCTGTTTTCCTTACTATTTATTTCATCTGTGATCGTATGGATTTAACTGCCATCAGCGCATTTGAAGAAGTAAAAAACAGTAATTACTCTAAGATCTTTTTCTTTGATGATTTTATGGGAAGTAAATTCCATTTTGTAAAACAAATTTTGGGCGGAATGTTCGTAACTATCGCTATGACTGGTCTAGATCAAGATTTAATGCAAAAGAACTTGAGCTGTAAAAACATTGGCGAAGCACAGAAAAATATGTTCACTTTTACAGGAATCTTTGTTATCATTAATATTTTCTTTTTGAGTGTTGGAGCGTTGTTATACATCTATGCCAATAAAAACGGAATTGCTGTTCCAACCGATTTAATTACAGGAAAACCAAGAACCGATTTACTTTTTCCTGAAATTGCCTTAAACCATTTAGCACTTGTTCCTGCAATTGTATTTTTATTGGGAATTATTGCTGCCACTTTTGCAACCACAGATTCTGCTCTAACAGCCTTAACAACTTCTTTTTGCGTTGATTTTTTAGGTATGGATAAAGCCGAAAACAGCCATAAGAAAAACACCGTAAAAATTAGACATTTAGTGCATATCAGTTTTTCGGTTTTAGTCTTTTTTATCATCCTTATTTTCAACTCAATAAATGACAGTTCTGTGGTAGGAATGATCTTTAAAGTCGCTTCGTACACTTACGGCCCATTATTAGGATTATACGCTTTTGGTTTATTCCAAAAATCGAGACATGTAAATGATAAACTGGTTCCGTTTATCTGTTTGCTTTCTCCATTATTTACCTATTTCATCAATGAATATTCTAAAGTTTTATTTGCAGGATATGTTTTTGACAATGAATTAATTATACTAAACGGATTAATTACTTATTTAGGATTATTTATAACCAGTTCACGCAGTGAGAAAGAAATAAGTTTTTAATTCAGCTTAATACTATTGATGAATCAATTTGAATTTAAATGCATTAAACTCAAATTGATTCTTAAAAAAAATGATATGAAAAATCCATTCATAAAAATCAGTTTATACGCCGCTTTTATATTTTTAATTACCAATTGCGCATCCAAAAAAAATAATGGAACGACAGACGCTAAAAAGGATATTCCTTTAAAAGACACGGTTGTTTACGTACCAAAAAATACTTCAGATAAAAAAACTTTCTTTAAAGATTCTGATAAAGAAACGGCTTGGGTTGACAGCATTTATAACAAAATGACTGTGCAGGAAAAAATCGGGCAATTGTTTATGGTTTCTGCCTATTCCAACAAAGATTCTGTACACGTTAATCAGATTAGTAAATTGATTGAAGATTATAAAATAGGAAACGTTATTTTCTTTCAAGGCGGGCCAGTTCGTCAAGCGAAATTGACCAACTTATATCAGTCAAAAGCTAAAGTTCCTTTGATGATCGGAATCGATGCCGAATGGGGTTTGGCGATGCGATTAGATTCAACGTATCGTTATCCTTGGAATATGACTTTGGGCGCGATTCAAGATTTAAGCTTAATTGAAAATGTGGGGAAAAATATGGCAGCCGAAAACAAACGAATCGGCGTACATTTCAATTTTGCACCAGTTTTAGATATTAATACCAATCCGAAAAATCCAATTATCGGAAATCGTTCTTTTGGTGAAGATAAAGTCAATGTAACCGAAAAAGCTCTTGCTTTAATGAAAGGAATACAAGGAAATGGCGTTTTCTGTACCGGAAAACACTTTCCTGGACATGGCGACACTTCAACCGATTCGCATCATGCTTTACCTACCGTTAATTTTTCTAAAGAACGCATGGAATTGGTCGAACTATATCCATATAAAAAATTATTCGACGAAGGTTTGGCTTCTGTAATGGTGGCGCATCTTAATATTCCGAGTTTAGAATCACAGCCAAACTGCCCTTCTTCTGCTTCTTATAATGTGGTAACCAATCTGCTTCAAAAAGAATTAGGTTTTAATGGCTTAATTTTTACAGACGGTCTGGCGATGAAAGGTGCTGCCAATTTTAAAGGCCCTGGAGATTTGGAAATCGCTGTTATTTTAGCCGGAAACGATATTTTGCTTTGTCCAGAAAATGTACCAGTTGCTTTTCAGAAATTGGAAGAGGCTTACAATGCGCAAGTAATTACCGAAGAACGATTAGCACATTCGGTTAAAAAAATTCTTCATTTTAAATACAAAGCAGGACTGAACAAATACAAACCGATTGATTTAAATAATTTGTACAATAATTTGAATCCGTCGCAAAATGATGCTTTACATTATAAACTGTATGAAAATGCCATTACAGTTTTAAAAAATGAAAAAGAAATTCTTCCGATAAAAGATTTAAGCGAAAAAATTGCCTACATAAAACTAGGTGAAGATACCAACAGCGCTTTTGTTTCAACATTAAAAAAGTATACTGAAATCACCGAAGTGAAAGACACCAATCTGGACAGTCTAAACAAAGAATTGAAAAAATTCGACAAGGTTATTATCAGCTATCATAAAGTAAATAAAGCTTGGGAAAAACAAGAATTTACATTACAAGAAATGCTTTGGTTGAAAGAAATTGCAAAACACAACAATGTAATTTTAGACATTTTTGCAAAACCTTATTCGTTATTATCTATTAATAATTTTGATGATATTGAAGGATTGGTA from Flavobacterium sp. KACC 22763 includes these protein-coding regions:
- the murQ gene encoding N-acetylmuramic acid 6-phosphate etherase, producing the protein MKNKNPETEQESLYKDLDQMSVKELLTNINTEDKKVPHIIEEQIPKIEKLIKAIVKKMQLGGRLFYIGAGTSGRIGILDASECPPTFGVPHDMIIGIIAGGDTAIRKAVENAEDDTEQAWKDLAKFEISSLDMIIGIAASGNTPYVLGALKKAKEHNIKTGSISCISNGLIAQEADYPIELIVGPEFLTGSTRMKAGTAQKLTLNMISTSVMIKLGKVKGNKMVDMQLSNEKLVKRGIKMIMEELAIEYEVAEELLHKHKSVRGVLLAHNKNQEN
- a CDS encoding sodium:solute symporter, whose product is MTPSTILLLIIIYFGTLFYISHRVSRKDSGNEAFFTANKNSKWYLVAFGMIGTALSGVTFISVPGEVGAPSGEQFKYFQFVLGNALGFIVITKLLLPLYYRMNLTSIYGYIEQRMGFFSYKTAASIFLISRTISSAFRLYLVVIVLQRFVFDFYHVPFAFTVLISLLLIFSYTYRGGLKTIIITDTLQTFFLVTSVFLTIYFICDRMDLTAISAFEEVKNSNYSKIFFFDDFMGSKFHFVKQILGGMFVTIAMTGLDQDLMQKNLSCKNIGEAQKNMFTFTGIFVIINIFFLSVGALLYIYANKNGIAVPTDLITGKPRTDLLFPEIALNHLALVPAIVFLLGIIAATFATTDSALTALTTSFCVDFLGMDKAENSHKKNTVKIRHLVHISFSVLVFFIILIFNSINDSSVVGMIFKVASYTYGPLLGLYAFGLFQKSRHVNDKLVPFICLLSPLFTYFINEYSKVLFAGYVFDNELIILNGLITYLGLFITSSRSEKEISF
- a CDS encoding exo-beta-N-acetylmuramidase NamZ family protein, with the protein product MIKFIAKSAFVTAFLFHATSYSANIQPNTIVISAEINNTVIKTGADNYEKYLPLLKDKKVGIVTNQTGILSNKTHVVDFLLEKNIAVQTIFAPEHGFRGTADAGEHVVDGKDQKTGLPIISLYGDNKKPKPAQLSGIDVMIFDLQDVGARFYTYISSLHYVMEACAENNVPLIVFDRPNPNGSIVDGPLLEKEFTSFVGMHPIPLLHGMTIGEYAQMVNGEKWLKDGAQCKLTVIPCVDYSRTMPYSLLVKPSPNLPNDQSINLYASLCLFEGTNVSMGRGTEKQFQIYGSPYLTKTNFSFTPKPNFGAKDPLYNGKECFGEDLTAYPKLKQLELKWLIKAYQNTSDKTKFFNAFFIKLAGTKKLQQQIESGVSEGEIRKTWQKDLEAFKKMRTKYLIYK
- a CDS encoding glycoside hydrolase family 3 N-terminal domain-containing protein, translating into MKNPFIKISLYAAFIFLITNCASKKNNGTTDAKKDIPLKDTVVYVPKNTSDKKTFFKDSDKETAWVDSIYNKMTVQEKIGQLFMVSAYSNKDSVHVNQISKLIEDYKIGNVIFFQGGPVRQAKLTNLYQSKAKVPLMIGIDAEWGLAMRLDSTYRYPWNMTLGAIQDLSLIENVGKNMAAENKRIGVHFNFAPVLDINTNPKNPIIGNRSFGEDKVNVTEKALALMKGIQGNGVFCTGKHFPGHGDTSTDSHHALPTVNFSKERMELVELYPYKKLFDEGLASVMVAHLNIPSLESQPNCPSSASYNVVTNLLQKELGFNGLIFTDGLAMKGAANFKGPGDLEIAVILAGNDILLCPENVPVAFQKLEEAYNAQVITEERLAHSVKKILHFKYKAGLNKYKPIDLNNLYNNLNPSQNDALHYKLYENAITVLKNEKEILPIKDLSEKIAYIKLGEDTNSAFVSTLKKYTEITEVKDTNLDSLNKELKKFDKVIISYHKVNKAWEKQEFTLQEMLWLKEIAKHNNVILDIFAKPYSLLSINNFDDIEGLVVSYQNSDISQVVSAGLLFGAIEAKGKLPVSINDAFHVNDGLTTEKLNRLAFTAPENVNMNPAILSKIDAVAQKAIDGKMAPGMQVLVARKGNVIFQKSYGAQTYDNGKKIADTDLYDVASISKMISTLPNVMQLYDKNKVELDTKLKDMLPFFAKTNKENITFKDLLNHYAGLQAWIPFYKATLDKNNKPSEKYYRKIAENGFTTKVADSLYIRNDYHDTIMKIIAESPVALKKEYKYSDFTFIILKEYLERKTHKKLEDLSKENFFSSLGMTNTLYSPLDKFDKSNIAPTEIDNYFRHQVIQGYVHDMAAAMEGGVAGHAGIFSNAMDVAKMMQLFLQKGNYGGIQYFSPQTFDAFNTCYYKNQGVLRGLGFDKRVHKGGPTCDCVSEASFGHTGFTGNMAWADPETEIVYVFLSNRTYPEVVNDENKLAKGKIREEIQQIIQDAIMK